One region of Corvus cornix cornix isolate S_Up_H32 chromosome 14, ASM73873v5, whole genome shotgun sequence genomic DNA includes:
- the SUN1 gene encoding SUN domain-containing protein 1 isoform X3 — protein MDFSRLHTYTPPQCLPENTGYTYALSSSYSSSALDFETENKIDPVFDSPRMSRRSLRLAAGGYSKSDDGQSDSLHDSSYAGNMSFRDQSKVVKQRRSMNKQSGSGRHVPRKNLSSSSIFSQSSFNSHASDTSMISTILDESLIREQTEVDHFWGLDEEGDPKGSDTMLLQGNGGIAAAELQPTLNGYTCSDCSMLSERKEVLTAYSASHVPSSRIYTRDRSQKHASRGTYFYMSKILRLVKSTAASFASLLVQLFQMVLLKLGYEYKAHSDYCGSMNVKEFYREDRHLGVNEESICYFMLHVLRSVGATGWLVSQKVLSLLWLALLSPGRAASGMFRLLRTGWYQLVTLMSLLKVFLVRRCLPKNYRWLLFLIPLLFLLGMWFWGLNGFISLLPPLNWTRIDRIQKTDDSVHVPEPQHDSFHSVQPPKDTINIFDFGRISELEKQMAFMSDRCHDHNKEYNKVMSLLQNLQDQVATMSDRSETLNLIKNVMSQHLEDMKLEEKTDFLALHKEHELRIQTLEDLLRKLSAESKDIQKELDIAKSKTVRDDDQYSLLVSKIKKLELELSYMKSELLSGQSVKTSCEKMDVIHEKVDAQVKESVKLMLFGDHQEDFPESLLQWLTSNFVSKSDLQTLLRDLELQILKNITLHMSVTNQKVTSEVVTNAVTNAGISGITEAQAQIIVNNALKLYSQDKTGMVDFALESGGGSILSTRCSETYETKTALISLFGIPLWYFSQSPRVVIQPDMYPGNCWAFKGSQGYLVVRLSMKIYPTAFTLEHIPKTLSPTGNITSAPRNFSVYGLDDEYQEEGKLLGEYVYDQEGEPLQMFPVMEKNEDAFQIVELRIFSNWGHAEYTCLYRFRVHGKPAE, from the exons TTCAAGTTATTCTTCATCTGCTTTGGATTTtgagactgaaaacaaaatagatCCAGTGTTTGATTCACCCAGAATGTCACGGCGTAGTTTACGGTTGGCTGCTGGAGGATACAGTAAATCAGATGATGGACAGAGTGATTCCCTTCATGACAGCTCTTATGCTGGAAACATGTCCTTCAGGGATCAATCTAA GGTGGTAAAGCAACGCAGAAGTATGAACAAACAGTCTGGCAGTGGAAGACATGTGCCAAGGAAAAATCTGTCCAGCTCATCTATTTTTAGCCAGAGCAGTTTCAATAGCCATGCCAGTGATACATCAATGATATCCACTATATTGGATGAGTCTCTGATTCGAGAACAGACAGAAGTTGATCATTTCTGGG gCCTCGATGAAGAAGGTGACCCCAAAG GCAGTGACAccatgctgctgcaggggaaCGGGGGcatagcagcagcagagctgcagcccacGCTGAACGGCTACACGTGCAGTGACTGCAGCATGCTGTCAGAGAGGAAGGAGGTCCTCACTGCCTACTCAGCTTCCCACGTGCCATCCTCCAGGATCTACACTAGGGACAGGAGCCAGAAACATGCATCTA GAGGAACGTACTTCTACATGAGTAAGATTCTACGATTGGTCAAAAGTACTGCAGCATCTTTTGCATCACTATTAGTGCAACTATTTCAAATGGTTTTGCTGAAGCTGGGTTATGAATATAAAG CTCACTCAGACTACTGTGGGAGCATGAATGTAAAGGAGTTCTACAGAGAAGATCGTCATCTTGGTGTGAATGAGGAATCAATAT GTTACTTTATGCTTCACGTGTTGCGATCAGTGGGAGCAACGGGATGGCTTGTGTCACAGAAGGTGTTGTCTCTACTTTGGCTGGCCCTTCTTTCTCCAG GGAGGGCAGCTTCTGGCATGTTCAGGTTGCTTAGAACTGGGTGGTATCAACTTGTTACTCTGATGTCTTTGCTCAAGGTGTTTCTTGTAAGAAG ATGCCTTCCAAAGAACTACAGGTGGTTACTGTTTCTTATCCCACTCCTGTTTCTACTAG GAATGTGGTTCTGGGGGCTTAATGGCTTCATTTCATTATTACCTCCATTGAACTGGACAAGAATTGAcagaatacagaaaacagatgatTCTGTTCATGTTCCTGAACCGCAACATGATTCTTTTCATTCTGTGCAACCTCCAAAG GATACCATAAATATCTTTGACTTTGGTCGCATAAGtgagctggaaaagcaaatggCCTTCATGTCCGACAGATGCCATGACCATAACAAAGAATATAACAAAGTGATGAGCCTACTCCAGAATCTTCAAGATCAGGTTGCCACGATGAGTGACAGAAGTGAAACATTGAacttaataaaaaatgtcatgAGTCAGCATCTTGAAGACATGAAATTGGAGGAAAAG ACTGACTTCCTGGCTTTGCATAAAGAACATGAGTTGCGCATCCAGACGCTGGAAGACCTTCTTAGAAAACTCTCTGCTGAATCCAAG gACATCCAGAAGGAGCTTGACATAGCCAAATCAAAAACAGTGAG AGATGATGATCAATATAGTCTACTTGTGtccaaaattaaaaagctaGAACTAGAGCTGTCTTATATGAAATCGGAGCTGTTATCTGGGCAAAGTGTGAAGACGAGTTGTGAGAAAATGGATGTCATTCATGAAAAA GTAGATGCCCAGGTCAAAGAATCTGTCAAGCTAATGCTTTTTGGTGATCATCAAGAAGACTTTCCTGAATCACTTCTCCAGTGGCTTACCTCCAATTTTGTGAGCAAAAGTGATCTACAGACTTTGCTGCGGGATCTTGAGTTACAGATCCTCAAGAATATTACTCTCCATATGTCTGTAACAAACCAAAAAGTAACATCTGAAGTAGTCACAAACGCTGTGACCAATGCAGGGATTTCTGGAATCACAGAAGCG CAAGCACAGATTATTGTAAATAATGCACTGAAACTCTACTCTCAAGACAAGACTGGGATGGTGGATTTCGCCTTGGAATCTGGAG GTGGCAGCATACTGAGTACTCGCTGTTCTGAAACCTACGAGACCAAGACAGCATTAATTAGCCTCTTTGGAATTCCTCTGTGGTACTTCTCTCAGTCTCCCAGAGTGGTGATTCAG CCGGACATGTATCCAGGAAACTGCTGGGCTTTCAAAGGATCACAGGGCTATCTTGTGGTGAGACTTTCCATGAAGATCTATCCAACTGCCTTTACATTGGAACACATACCAAAAACTCTTTCACCAACAGGAAATATCACCAGTGCTCCTAGGAATTTTTCAGTATAT GGTCTGGATGATGAATATCAAGAAGAAGGCAAGCTTCTAGGAGAGTATGTCTATGATCAAGAAGGAGAACCACTGCAGATGTTTCCAGTGATG gagaaaaatgaagacGCATTCCAAATAGTGGAGCTGAGGATTTTCTCTAACTGGGGCCATGCAGAGTACACCTGCCTTTATCGGTTCAGAGTGCACGGGAAACCTGCCGAGTAA
- the SUN1 gene encoding SUN domain-containing protein 1 isoform X1, whose translation MDFSRLHTYTPPQCLPENTGYTYALSSSYSSSALDFETENKIDPVFDSPRMSRRSLRLAAGGYSKSDDGQSDSLHDSSYAGNMSFRDQSKVVKQRRSMNKQSGSGRHVPRKNLSSSSIFSQSSFNSHASDTSMISTILDESLIREQTEVDHFWGLDEEGDPKGSDTMLLQGNGGIAAAELQPTLNGYTCSDCSMLSERKEVLTAYSASHVPSSRIYTRDRSQKHASRGTYFYMSKILRLVKSTAASFASLLVQLFQMVLLKLGYEYKAHSDYCGSMNVKEFYREDRHLGVNEESICDDCKGKKHLEIYTTDHMQSSWAKRVARTIWHTFSSAGYFMLHVLRSVGATGWLVSQKVLSLLWLALLSPGRAASGMFRLLRTGWYQLVTLMSLLKVFLVRRCLPKNYRWLLFLIPLLFLLGMWFWGLNGFISLLPPLNWTRIDRIQKTDDSVHVPEPQHDSFHSVQPPKDTINIFDFGRISELEKQMAFMSDRCHDHNKEYNKVMSLLQNLQDQVATMSDRSETLNLIKNVMSQHLEDMKLEEKTDFLALHKEHELRIQTLEDLLRKLSAESKDIQKELDIAKSKTVRDDDQYSLLVSKIKKLELELSYMKSELLSGQSVKTSCEKMDVIHEKVDAQVKESVKLMLFGDHQEDFPESLLQWLTSNFVSKSDLQTLLRDLELQILKNITLHMSVTNQKVTSEVVTNAVTNAGISGITEAQAQIIVNNALKLYSQDKTGMVDFALESGGGSILSTRCSETYETKTALISLFGIPLWYFSQSPRVVIQPDMYPGNCWAFKGSQGYLVVRLSMKIYPTAFTLEHIPKTLSPTGNITSAPRNFSVYGLDDEYQEEGKLLGEYVYDQEGEPLQMFPVMEKNEDAFQIVELRIFSNWGHAEYTCLYRFRVHGKPAE comes from the exons TTCAAGTTATTCTTCATCTGCTTTGGATTTtgagactgaaaacaaaatagatCCAGTGTTTGATTCACCCAGAATGTCACGGCGTAGTTTACGGTTGGCTGCTGGAGGATACAGTAAATCAGATGATGGACAGAGTGATTCCCTTCATGACAGCTCTTATGCTGGAAACATGTCCTTCAGGGATCAATCTAA GGTGGTAAAGCAACGCAGAAGTATGAACAAACAGTCTGGCAGTGGAAGACATGTGCCAAGGAAAAATCTGTCCAGCTCATCTATTTTTAGCCAGAGCAGTTTCAATAGCCATGCCAGTGATACATCAATGATATCCACTATATTGGATGAGTCTCTGATTCGAGAACAGACAGAAGTTGATCATTTCTGGG gCCTCGATGAAGAAGGTGACCCCAAAG GCAGTGACAccatgctgctgcaggggaaCGGGGGcatagcagcagcagagctgcagcccacGCTGAACGGCTACACGTGCAGTGACTGCAGCATGCTGTCAGAGAGGAAGGAGGTCCTCACTGCCTACTCAGCTTCCCACGTGCCATCCTCCAGGATCTACACTAGGGACAGGAGCCAGAAACATGCATCTA GAGGAACGTACTTCTACATGAGTAAGATTCTACGATTGGTCAAAAGTACTGCAGCATCTTTTGCATCACTATTAGTGCAACTATTTCAAATGGTTTTGCTGAAGCTGGGTTATGAATATAAAG CTCACTCAGACTACTGTGGGAGCATGAATGTAAAGGAGTTCTACAGAGAAGATCGTCATCTTGGTGTGAATGAGGAATCAATAT GTGATGACTGTAAGGGGAAGAAACATCTTGAAATATACACCACAGACCACATGCAATCCTCATGGGCTAAAAGGGTAGCAAGGACCATTTGGCacaccttttcttctgcag GTTACTTTATGCTTCACGTGTTGCGATCAGTGGGAGCAACGGGATGGCTTGTGTCACAGAAGGTGTTGTCTCTACTTTGGCTGGCCCTTCTTTCTCCAG GGAGGGCAGCTTCTGGCATGTTCAGGTTGCTTAGAACTGGGTGGTATCAACTTGTTACTCTGATGTCTTTGCTCAAGGTGTTTCTTGTAAGAAG ATGCCTTCCAAAGAACTACAGGTGGTTACTGTTTCTTATCCCACTCCTGTTTCTACTAG GAATGTGGTTCTGGGGGCTTAATGGCTTCATTTCATTATTACCTCCATTGAACTGGACAAGAATTGAcagaatacagaaaacagatgatTCTGTTCATGTTCCTGAACCGCAACATGATTCTTTTCATTCTGTGCAACCTCCAAAG GATACCATAAATATCTTTGACTTTGGTCGCATAAGtgagctggaaaagcaaatggCCTTCATGTCCGACAGATGCCATGACCATAACAAAGAATATAACAAAGTGATGAGCCTACTCCAGAATCTTCAAGATCAGGTTGCCACGATGAGTGACAGAAGTGAAACATTGAacttaataaaaaatgtcatgAGTCAGCATCTTGAAGACATGAAATTGGAGGAAAAG ACTGACTTCCTGGCTTTGCATAAAGAACATGAGTTGCGCATCCAGACGCTGGAAGACCTTCTTAGAAAACTCTCTGCTGAATCCAAG gACATCCAGAAGGAGCTTGACATAGCCAAATCAAAAACAGTGAG AGATGATGATCAATATAGTCTACTTGTGtccaaaattaaaaagctaGAACTAGAGCTGTCTTATATGAAATCGGAGCTGTTATCTGGGCAAAGTGTGAAGACGAGTTGTGAGAAAATGGATGTCATTCATGAAAAA GTAGATGCCCAGGTCAAAGAATCTGTCAAGCTAATGCTTTTTGGTGATCATCAAGAAGACTTTCCTGAATCACTTCTCCAGTGGCTTACCTCCAATTTTGTGAGCAAAAGTGATCTACAGACTTTGCTGCGGGATCTTGAGTTACAGATCCTCAAGAATATTACTCTCCATATGTCTGTAACAAACCAAAAAGTAACATCTGAAGTAGTCACAAACGCTGTGACCAATGCAGGGATTTCTGGAATCACAGAAGCG CAAGCACAGATTATTGTAAATAATGCACTGAAACTCTACTCTCAAGACAAGACTGGGATGGTGGATTTCGCCTTGGAATCTGGAG GTGGCAGCATACTGAGTACTCGCTGTTCTGAAACCTACGAGACCAAGACAGCATTAATTAGCCTCTTTGGAATTCCTCTGTGGTACTTCTCTCAGTCTCCCAGAGTGGTGATTCAG CCGGACATGTATCCAGGAAACTGCTGGGCTTTCAAAGGATCACAGGGCTATCTTGTGGTGAGACTTTCCATGAAGATCTATCCAACTGCCTTTACATTGGAACACATACCAAAAACTCTTTCACCAACAGGAAATATCACCAGTGCTCCTAGGAATTTTTCAGTATAT GGTCTGGATGATGAATATCAAGAAGAAGGCAAGCTTCTAGGAGAGTATGTCTATGATCAAGAAGGAGAACCACTGCAGATGTTTCCAGTGATG gagaaaaatgaagacGCATTCCAAATAGTGGAGCTGAGGATTTTCTCTAACTGGGGCCATGCAGAGTACACCTGCCTTTATCGGTTCAGAGTGCACGGGAAACCTGCCGAGTAA
- the SUN1 gene encoding SUN domain-containing protein 1 isoform X4 yields MDFSRLHTYTPPQCLPENTGYTYALSSSYSSSALDFETENKIDPVFDSPRMSRRSLRLAAGGYSKSDDGQSDSLHDSSYAGNMSFRDQSKVVKQRRSMNKQSGSGRHVPRKNLSSSSIFSQSSFNSHASDTSMISTILDESLIREQTEVDHFWGLDEEGDPKGSDTMLLQGNGGIAAAELQPTLNGYTCSDCSMLSERKEVLTAYSASHVPSSRIYTRDRSQKHASTHSDYCGSMNVKEFYREDRHLGVNEESICDDCKGKKHLEIYTTDHMQSSWAKRVARTIWHTFSSAGYFMLHVLRSVGATGWLVSQKVLSLLWLALLSPGRAASGMFRLLRTGWYQLVTLMSLLKVFLVRRCLPKNYRWLLFLIPLLFLLGMWFWGLNGFISLLPPLNWTRIDRIQKTDDSVHVPEPQHDSFHSVQPPKDTINIFDFGRISELEKQMAFMSDRCHDHNKEYNKVMSLLQNLQDQVATMSDRSETLNLIKNVMSQHLEDMKLEEKTDFLALHKEHELRIQTLEDLLRKLSAESKDIQKELDIAKSKTVRDDDQYSLLVSKIKKLELELSYMKSELLSGQSVKTSCEKMDVIHEKVDAQVKESVKLMLFGDHQEDFPESLLQWLTSNFVSKSDLQTLLRDLELQILKNITLHMSVTNQKVTSEVVTNAVTNAGISGITEAQAQIIVNNALKLYSQDKTGMVDFALESGGGSILSTRCSETYETKTALISLFGIPLWYFSQSPRVVIQPDMYPGNCWAFKGSQGYLVVRLSMKIYPTAFTLEHIPKTLSPTGNITSAPRNFSVYGLDDEYQEEGKLLGEYVYDQEGEPLQMFPVMEKNEDAFQIVELRIFSNWGHAEYTCLYRFRVHGKPAE; encoded by the exons TTCAAGTTATTCTTCATCTGCTTTGGATTTtgagactgaaaacaaaatagatCCAGTGTTTGATTCACCCAGAATGTCACGGCGTAGTTTACGGTTGGCTGCTGGAGGATACAGTAAATCAGATGATGGACAGAGTGATTCCCTTCATGACAGCTCTTATGCTGGAAACATGTCCTTCAGGGATCAATCTAA GGTGGTAAAGCAACGCAGAAGTATGAACAAACAGTCTGGCAGTGGAAGACATGTGCCAAGGAAAAATCTGTCCAGCTCATCTATTTTTAGCCAGAGCAGTTTCAATAGCCATGCCAGTGATACATCAATGATATCCACTATATTGGATGAGTCTCTGATTCGAGAACAGACAGAAGTTGATCATTTCTGGG gCCTCGATGAAGAAGGTGACCCCAAAG GCAGTGACAccatgctgctgcaggggaaCGGGGGcatagcagcagcagagctgcagcccacGCTGAACGGCTACACGTGCAGTGACTGCAGCATGCTGTCAGAGAGGAAGGAGGTCCTCACTGCCTACTCAGCTTCCCACGTGCCATCCTCCAGGATCTACACTAGGGACAGGAGCCAGAAACATGCATCTA CTCACTCAGACTACTGTGGGAGCATGAATGTAAAGGAGTTCTACAGAGAAGATCGTCATCTTGGTGTGAATGAGGAATCAATAT GTGATGACTGTAAGGGGAAGAAACATCTTGAAATATACACCACAGACCACATGCAATCCTCATGGGCTAAAAGGGTAGCAAGGACCATTTGGCacaccttttcttctgcag GTTACTTTATGCTTCACGTGTTGCGATCAGTGGGAGCAACGGGATGGCTTGTGTCACAGAAGGTGTTGTCTCTACTTTGGCTGGCCCTTCTTTCTCCAG GGAGGGCAGCTTCTGGCATGTTCAGGTTGCTTAGAACTGGGTGGTATCAACTTGTTACTCTGATGTCTTTGCTCAAGGTGTTTCTTGTAAGAAG ATGCCTTCCAAAGAACTACAGGTGGTTACTGTTTCTTATCCCACTCCTGTTTCTACTAG GAATGTGGTTCTGGGGGCTTAATGGCTTCATTTCATTATTACCTCCATTGAACTGGACAAGAATTGAcagaatacagaaaacagatgatTCTGTTCATGTTCCTGAACCGCAACATGATTCTTTTCATTCTGTGCAACCTCCAAAG GATACCATAAATATCTTTGACTTTGGTCGCATAAGtgagctggaaaagcaaatggCCTTCATGTCCGACAGATGCCATGACCATAACAAAGAATATAACAAAGTGATGAGCCTACTCCAGAATCTTCAAGATCAGGTTGCCACGATGAGTGACAGAAGTGAAACATTGAacttaataaaaaatgtcatgAGTCAGCATCTTGAAGACATGAAATTGGAGGAAAAG ACTGACTTCCTGGCTTTGCATAAAGAACATGAGTTGCGCATCCAGACGCTGGAAGACCTTCTTAGAAAACTCTCTGCTGAATCCAAG gACATCCAGAAGGAGCTTGACATAGCCAAATCAAAAACAGTGAG AGATGATGATCAATATAGTCTACTTGTGtccaaaattaaaaagctaGAACTAGAGCTGTCTTATATGAAATCGGAGCTGTTATCTGGGCAAAGTGTGAAGACGAGTTGTGAGAAAATGGATGTCATTCATGAAAAA GTAGATGCCCAGGTCAAAGAATCTGTCAAGCTAATGCTTTTTGGTGATCATCAAGAAGACTTTCCTGAATCACTTCTCCAGTGGCTTACCTCCAATTTTGTGAGCAAAAGTGATCTACAGACTTTGCTGCGGGATCTTGAGTTACAGATCCTCAAGAATATTACTCTCCATATGTCTGTAACAAACCAAAAAGTAACATCTGAAGTAGTCACAAACGCTGTGACCAATGCAGGGATTTCTGGAATCACAGAAGCG CAAGCACAGATTATTGTAAATAATGCACTGAAACTCTACTCTCAAGACAAGACTGGGATGGTGGATTTCGCCTTGGAATCTGGAG GTGGCAGCATACTGAGTACTCGCTGTTCTGAAACCTACGAGACCAAGACAGCATTAATTAGCCTCTTTGGAATTCCTCTGTGGTACTTCTCTCAGTCTCCCAGAGTGGTGATTCAG CCGGACATGTATCCAGGAAACTGCTGGGCTTTCAAAGGATCACAGGGCTATCTTGTGGTGAGACTTTCCATGAAGATCTATCCAACTGCCTTTACATTGGAACACATACCAAAAACTCTTTCACCAACAGGAAATATCACCAGTGCTCCTAGGAATTTTTCAGTATAT GGTCTGGATGATGAATATCAAGAAGAAGGCAAGCTTCTAGGAGAGTATGTCTATGATCAAGAAGGAGAACCACTGCAGATGTTTCCAGTGATG gagaaaaatgaagacGCATTCCAAATAGTGGAGCTGAGGATTTTCTCTAACTGGGGCCATGCAGAGTACACCTGCCTTTATCGGTTCAGAGTGCACGGGAAACCTGCCGAGTAA
- the SUN1 gene encoding SUN domain-containing protein 1 isoform X2, producing the protein MDFSRLHTYTPPQCLPENTGYTYALSSSYSSSALDFETENKIDPVFDSPRMSRRSLRLAAGGYSKSDDGQSDSLHDSSYAGNMSFRDQSKVVKQRRSMNKQSGSGRHVPRKNLSSSSIFSQSSFNSHASDTSMISTILDESLIREQTEVDHFWGLDEEGDPKGSDTMLLQGNGGIAAAELQPTLNGYTCSDCSMLSERKEVLTAYSASHVPSSRIYTRDRSQKHASRGTYFYMSKILRLVKSTAASFASLLVQLFQMVLLKLGYEYKAHSDYCGSMNVKEFYREDRHLGVNEESICDDCKGKKHLEIYTTDHMQSSWAKRVARTIWHTFSSAGRAASGMFRLLRTGWYQLVTLMSLLKVFLVRRCLPKNYRWLLFLIPLLFLLGMWFWGLNGFISLLPPLNWTRIDRIQKTDDSVHVPEPQHDSFHSVQPPKDTINIFDFGRISELEKQMAFMSDRCHDHNKEYNKVMSLLQNLQDQVATMSDRSETLNLIKNVMSQHLEDMKLEEKTDFLALHKEHELRIQTLEDLLRKLSAESKDIQKELDIAKSKTVRDDDQYSLLVSKIKKLELELSYMKSELLSGQSVKTSCEKMDVIHEKVDAQVKESVKLMLFGDHQEDFPESLLQWLTSNFVSKSDLQTLLRDLELQILKNITLHMSVTNQKVTSEVVTNAVTNAGISGITEAQAQIIVNNALKLYSQDKTGMVDFALESGGGSILSTRCSETYETKTALISLFGIPLWYFSQSPRVVIQPDMYPGNCWAFKGSQGYLVVRLSMKIYPTAFTLEHIPKTLSPTGNITSAPRNFSVYGLDDEYQEEGKLLGEYVYDQEGEPLQMFPVMEKNEDAFQIVELRIFSNWGHAEYTCLYRFRVHGKPAE; encoded by the exons TTCAAGTTATTCTTCATCTGCTTTGGATTTtgagactgaaaacaaaatagatCCAGTGTTTGATTCACCCAGAATGTCACGGCGTAGTTTACGGTTGGCTGCTGGAGGATACAGTAAATCAGATGATGGACAGAGTGATTCCCTTCATGACAGCTCTTATGCTGGAAACATGTCCTTCAGGGATCAATCTAA GGTGGTAAAGCAACGCAGAAGTATGAACAAACAGTCTGGCAGTGGAAGACATGTGCCAAGGAAAAATCTGTCCAGCTCATCTATTTTTAGCCAGAGCAGTTTCAATAGCCATGCCAGTGATACATCAATGATATCCACTATATTGGATGAGTCTCTGATTCGAGAACAGACAGAAGTTGATCATTTCTGGG gCCTCGATGAAGAAGGTGACCCCAAAG GCAGTGACAccatgctgctgcaggggaaCGGGGGcatagcagcagcagagctgcagcccacGCTGAACGGCTACACGTGCAGTGACTGCAGCATGCTGTCAGAGAGGAAGGAGGTCCTCACTGCCTACTCAGCTTCCCACGTGCCATCCTCCAGGATCTACACTAGGGACAGGAGCCAGAAACATGCATCTA GAGGAACGTACTTCTACATGAGTAAGATTCTACGATTGGTCAAAAGTACTGCAGCATCTTTTGCATCACTATTAGTGCAACTATTTCAAATGGTTTTGCTGAAGCTGGGTTATGAATATAAAG CTCACTCAGACTACTGTGGGAGCATGAATGTAAAGGAGTTCTACAGAGAAGATCGTCATCTTGGTGTGAATGAGGAATCAATAT GTGATGACTGTAAGGGGAAGAAACATCTTGAAATATACACCACAGACCACATGCAATCCTCATGGGCTAAAAGGGTAGCAAGGACCATTTGGCacaccttttcttctgcag GGAGGGCAGCTTCTGGCATGTTCAGGTTGCTTAGAACTGGGTGGTATCAACTTGTTACTCTGATGTCTTTGCTCAAGGTGTTTCTTGTAAGAAG ATGCCTTCCAAAGAACTACAGGTGGTTACTGTTTCTTATCCCACTCCTGTTTCTACTAG GAATGTGGTTCTGGGGGCTTAATGGCTTCATTTCATTATTACCTCCATTGAACTGGACAAGAATTGAcagaatacagaaaacagatgatTCTGTTCATGTTCCTGAACCGCAACATGATTCTTTTCATTCTGTGCAACCTCCAAAG GATACCATAAATATCTTTGACTTTGGTCGCATAAGtgagctggaaaagcaaatggCCTTCATGTCCGACAGATGCCATGACCATAACAAAGAATATAACAAAGTGATGAGCCTACTCCAGAATCTTCAAGATCAGGTTGCCACGATGAGTGACAGAAGTGAAACATTGAacttaataaaaaatgtcatgAGTCAGCATCTTGAAGACATGAAATTGGAGGAAAAG ACTGACTTCCTGGCTTTGCATAAAGAACATGAGTTGCGCATCCAGACGCTGGAAGACCTTCTTAGAAAACTCTCTGCTGAATCCAAG gACATCCAGAAGGAGCTTGACATAGCCAAATCAAAAACAGTGAG AGATGATGATCAATATAGTCTACTTGTGtccaaaattaaaaagctaGAACTAGAGCTGTCTTATATGAAATCGGAGCTGTTATCTGGGCAAAGTGTGAAGACGAGTTGTGAGAAAATGGATGTCATTCATGAAAAA GTAGATGCCCAGGTCAAAGAATCTGTCAAGCTAATGCTTTTTGGTGATCATCAAGAAGACTTTCCTGAATCACTTCTCCAGTGGCTTACCTCCAATTTTGTGAGCAAAAGTGATCTACAGACTTTGCTGCGGGATCTTGAGTTACAGATCCTCAAGAATATTACTCTCCATATGTCTGTAACAAACCAAAAAGTAACATCTGAAGTAGTCACAAACGCTGTGACCAATGCAGGGATTTCTGGAATCACAGAAGCG CAAGCACAGATTATTGTAAATAATGCACTGAAACTCTACTCTCAAGACAAGACTGGGATGGTGGATTTCGCCTTGGAATCTGGAG GTGGCAGCATACTGAGTACTCGCTGTTCTGAAACCTACGAGACCAAGACAGCATTAATTAGCCTCTTTGGAATTCCTCTGTGGTACTTCTCTCAGTCTCCCAGAGTGGTGATTCAG CCGGACATGTATCCAGGAAACTGCTGGGCTTTCAAAGGATCACAGGGCTATCTTGTGGTGAGACTTTCCATGAAGATCTATCCAACTGCCTTTACATTGGAACACATACCAAAAACTCTTTCACCAACAGGAAATATCACCAGTGCTCCTAGGAATTTTTCAGTATAT GGTCTGGATGATGAATATCAAGAAGAAGGCAAGCTTCTAGGAGAGTATGTCTATGATCAAGAAGGAGAACCACTGCAGATGTTTCCAGTGATG gagaaaaatgaagacGCATTCCAAATAGTGGAGCTGAGGATTTTCTCTAACTGGGGCCATGCAGAGTACACCTGCCTTTATCGGTTCAGAGTGCACGGGAAACCTGCCGAGTAA